The Phaeacidiphilus oryzae TH49 region GATGAAGTCGGAGTCCCGGGCCAGGTCGGCGGCGGCCTCCGAGGAGGCCTGGCCGTCCAGGACGCCGATGAACAGCTCGTCGTCCTCGGACAGCACGGCCTTGCTGAGGAGTTCGGTGACGAAGGGGATGTTCAGCTGCCGGATCAGGCTCAGCGTCTTCTCCTGCAGGCCGAGCCGGTCGACCTCGACGCCGACCCAGATCAGCGGATTCTCCGCGTGCTCCAGCGCGGTGCGGATCTCCGCGATCGACTCCTCCAGGCTGCCCGGGTCGGACAGCACCTCGGCCGGCCTCAGACGGCCCTTCGGCGGTTCGCACTCCAGGTCCACCATGTCCTGGAGGAGCTCGATATAGACCGGGCGGCGCTGGCTGACGCACTGCGTCAGCGCGTAGTCGATCAGCATCGGCGCGGTCACCGGATTCTCGATCCGCACCGTCGCCGCCGTGATGTGCTCGAACGACTGCATGTCCGTCTCGCGCCCGCTGATGAAGTGATGGGCGCTGAAACCGGTCTGCTCGAAGACGATGGTCTTCTGGATGCTCGGCGTGCCGTTGATCAGCACGATCGGCACCTTCTCGGCGTAGGCGCCGGCCACCGCGTTCACGGCGCACAGCGCGCCCGCGGAATAGGTGACGCAGAGCGCGCCGATTCCCCGCAGCCTCGCGTAGCCGTCCGCCGCGTAACCGGCGTTCACCTCGTTGACTTCCTCGATGATCTCGATGCTGCTCGGGGTGACGTACCGGTTCAGCCAGTCGATCGAGTAGTCGCCCGCGATGGAGAACAGATGCCCCAGGCCGAGCTGGCTGAGCCGGTCCACCAGATACTTGCCTACCGTGCTGGTCTCGCTCATGGATGGGATCCCTCCGCGGTCAGTAGTCGCTGGCTCCGCCGAACAACCGGGGCAGGTAGATGTCGAATATCCCCGGGCATCTGCGTTCGGGATACCGCTGGAGCAGGAACGCCCGGAAGGCGTCGCCCGTCAGCCCGTCGCCGATGGCCTGCCGGGCGGCCGAGAGGTACTCGATGACGCGGGCGACCTCGTTCTTGTCGGCCGGCAGGCCGTGGCCCGGCATGAACAGCTCGTACTCCGAGACCAGCATCTGCTGCAGGACCCGCACCCAGTGCTCCAGGTGCTTCGTCAGATAGGGGTGGGTGCCGCTGTAGAGCAGGTCCTGGGCGAAGTACACGCCCAGTTCGGGGAGTCCGACGGTGAGGTGGTAGTCGATCTCGGTGTCCGTCACCCGGTCGAAGACGTATCTGACCCCGTCGATGGTCTCCTCGCCGGGCCGGACGCCGTGCTTGGGCACGACGATCTGGTCCGGGACGAGGTCGCCCAGCTTCCAGTGGTCGGCGCGGGACTCCTCGCCGTGCTCCTGGATGAAGTTCATGGTCTCCGGCAGGGTGTGCACCGGCACGTCGGTGAACGCCGCCCCCAGGCCGAACCAGTGGTCCGGGTGCCGGTGGGAGAGGTACAGCCGCTCGATCGGCTTGCCGAGGCCGTCCGCGTACTCCCGGAAGGCCCGCGCGTAGGGCACCAGGAACTGGCTGTCGATCAGGACGAGTTGGTTGCGGGTCTCGACGATGTGGGTGGCGTTGGCGATGTTGCCGGCGGCGAAGGAGGAGACGAAGGTGTGGATGCGGACGTCGCCGGCCTGCTTGACCACCATGGCGATGGGGTCTGTGACCTGACCGAGCATCAGGAGCCTTTCGGGTCGGGCGGTTCGGACGCGGGTCGCGCGGTTCGGGTGGTTCGGCTGGTTCGGCTGGTTCGGACGGGTGGGGCGGTTCGGGGGCTCCGGGCTCAGGCGGGGGAGGCGGTCCGCTCCCGCAGTTCCTCCAGCGCGGCCGCGGCCACCTGGTAGGCGCTGTCCACGCCGGGCACCGGGTCGTCCTCGCCGGGCCGCCAGAACCGCCGGCGGGCCATCCGCATCGAGGAGACGAACGGCGGGATCGCGTTGAACACCTCGACCAGGTACGGCCCCCGGTAGACCGGATCGATCTCGTCGCGGACCACCTGCCACGGGATCCAGCTGTCCCGCACCGCCCCCCGGTCGGGGGCGGAGATGTGGACGTAGTGGAGGCGGTTCTGCCGGACCGCCCGCGCCAGATCCGCGGAGAAGGCCGACGGGCCGCGGCTCTCCATCACCAGCTGGGCGGTGTCGACGGTCACCCCGCCCTGCGGGTGGTCGAGGGTGTCGAGGAAGTCCAGTACCTCCGCGACCATGTTGGGCGGGGGCGTCTCCCAGCTCTTCACCGGCTCGATGGCGAGCTTCACCTCGCGGGCCTCGGCGTACTCCGACAGCTCCTCGAAGACCGCGCGGGCCGCCCGGTAGCGGGGCTCCATCCAGTCCTGGAGGGCGTCGCTCCACAGCGGCTCGCCGTCGTCGGTGAGCGGGAAGACGCCGTAGGGGTAGAGGAACGGCCCGGACATGATGGAGTCCCCGCCCAGCACCCGGGTGATCTCGACCCGGGACTCCAGATAGGACAGGGCCTGCCGGCGCTGCTCCTCGTACGGCGAGGTCGGGTCGAAGGTGCGGGTGGTCCCCACGTTGGTGGTGAACTTCACCCCGGAGAGCCCCGCCCGGTCGAACGCCTTCCGCAGGCCGATGTAGGCGTCGATCTCCCGCTTGTGGTCGACGCCCGGCGGCTGGGTGGCGATGTGGACGTCGAAGCCGCGGTAGCCCATCTCGGTGAGGGCCTTCAGATGGCCGATCAGGGTCTGGCCGTAGCGGGCGTCCTCCGGCCGCAGGTCGGCCGTGAACATGAAGAAGCTGAAGAACACGTCTCGTCCGGACGGGGGGTTCATTCCTGCTGTCCTCCGTTCCCTACCAGCCCAGGACGTCGGCGAGGTAGGCGCGGGCCTTCTTGGCGTACGCGAGCGGTACGGCCTTGTTCGGGTCCTGCTCGGCCTCGACCATCAGCCAGCCCTGGTAGCCGGCGTCGGCCAGCACCTCCAGGATCGGCCGGAAGTCGATCCCGCCGTCCCCCGGCACGGTGAAGACGCCGAGCTCGACGGCCTCCTGGAAGGAGAGGCCCTCCTCCCGCACCCGGCTGACGACCTCGGGCCGGACGTCCTTGAGGTGGACGTGGCCGATCCGGTCGGCGTGCGCCCGGGCCAGCTCCAGCGGGTCGTCGCCGGCGAAGGCGATGTGGGCGGTGTCCAGCAGCAGGTGGACCAGGTCCGGATCGGTCGAGTCCATCAGCCGGTCGACGTCGGCCCGGGTCATCACCCCGGTCCCCATGTGGTGGTGGTAGCTGAGCTTCATCCCGGCCGAGTTGGCGATCTTGCCGAGCTCCTCCAGACCCGAGGTGAGGTTCTCCCACTGGGCGTTGGTGAAGACCGGCCGGTTGGCGAACACGTCCACCGGGAGGAGATGCGAGGAGGCCCCGAACTCGGCCACCACCAACTCGGTGCCGCCCAGCGCCTTGATGTGGGCGAGGGTCTCCTCGAAGGCGGCGACCGTCTTCTGCCGCATCTTGGCGACGGTGAAGTAGGTGCTCGTCCAGGGCTCCGAGACGCGCAGCCCGCGAAGGTCCAGAGCGGCCTTCAGCTCGGCGGCGTCCGAGGGGTACTTGTGCCCGATGCTGCAGCCCTGGAAGCCGGCCAGCGCCATCTCGCTCACGGCCTGGCCGAACGGGATGCCCGCGTCGATGGCGGGGAAGTCGTCGTTCCACCACAGAGTGCAGCAGACGCCGAGTCTCACCCGGTCCGGGCCGAGGCGGGCGGCCGGATCCGTCATTTCTTCGCCCCTCTCAGATAGCGGTCCTCGATGCGGGGCGGCTCGGCCCAGGCCCCGTAGCCGGGGGCCTTGGCGCCGGGCGGGTTCGCCCCGATGGCCCGCCACAGCAGCCCCTCCTGATAGGAGGCTGCGGTGACGGTGGACGTCTCGTTGGCGCCGCGGGCGCCGTAGGCGTCGGTCCACTCGGGCGGCAGGGCGTACCACATCCCGGCGAACCAGAGCTTGATCACGTTGCGGGCCACCGGGCCGATCCGGTCGTCGCTGAAGACCCGGTGGCGCAGCGCCCGGTCGAGCCGTGCCCGGTCGACGGGATCTTCGCCGACGGGGCCTTTCTCGACGAGGCCTTTCTCGACGGAGCCCCGGTCGCCGCCTGCGGTGTCGCCGGCCGCCTCGGCCCGCGCGGCCCGGTGGGCGGCCAGCAGGTCGGTCACCACCTCGTCCCCGCAGGCGGCCCGGACCTTGGCCAGATACTGGTGGGCCAGCCCGGTGCCGAGGAGGTCGGTCTCCCCGAAGGCGGTCAGGTCCACCGAGAGGGCGAGGAACTCATCGAAGGGGACGGGCGACTTGTCGTTCATCGCTGCACCTCCTGGGTGGGCTCCGGGATCTCGAAGGTGGGGGCGGCGTGGAGGCCGCCGCTGTCCGGCAGCGGGTTGCGGACCAGCCGGTCGAAGCCGTCGCGCAGCCGGAACATCTCGTTGACGGCCTCCTTCAGCAGCTCGGGACGCCCGTTGAAGGC contains the following coding sequences:
- a CDS encoding MBL fold metallo-hydrolase; this encodes MLGQVTDPIAMVVKQAGDVRIHTFVSSFAAGNIANATHIVETRNQLVLIDSQFLVPYARAFREYADGLGKPIERLYLSHRHPDHWFGLGAAFTDVPVHTLPETMNFIQEHGEESRADHWKLGDLVPDQIVVPKHGVRPGEETIDGVRYVFDRVTDTEIDYHLTVGLPELGVYFAQDLLYSGTHPYLTKHLEHWVRVLQQMLVSEYELFMPGHGLPADKNEVARVIEYLSAARQAIGDGLTGDAFRAFLLQRYPERRCPGIFDIYLPRLFGGASDY
- a CDS encoding alpha-keto acid decarboxylase family protein, producing the protein MSETSTVGKYLVDRLSQLGLGHLFSIAGDYSIDWLNRYVTPSSIEIIEEVNEVNAGYAADGYARLRGIGALCVTYSAGALCAVNAVAGAYAEKVPIVLINGTPSIQKTIVFEQTGFSAHHFISGRETDMQSFEHITAATVRIENPVTAPMLIDYALTQCVSQRRPVYIELLQDMVDLECEPPKGRLRPAEVLSDPGSLEESIAEIRTALEHAENPLIWVGVEVDRLGLQEKTLSLIRQLNIPFVTELLSKAVLSEDDELFIGVLDGQASSEAAADLARDSDFILALGVWLTDINSLGWSPDYDKTAFASFDAVKFGTRFSGQVALEHLVDGLLAAKIPPKAWKTLTKTTYTVPSLRTSGEITYQGFYDFMQQYINRHTLIGADASMNYFGSLLLKVVGAGGFVVQSSYSSIGYSAPAATGLCLAKRPDQRVMVFSGDGGFQMTAQCLSTQTRFGLDPIIFVIDNGVYGVEQWLADASVFHSDEPFYRSCLLHPWNYSRLAEVFGCQGWRVDTYGGLMDAVAGAMANTRSPSLIQVVVPDKSIPDNANWKAR
- the iolE gene encoding myo-inosose-2 dehydratase, with product MTDPAARLGPDRVRLGVCCTLWWNDDFPAIDAGIPFGQAVSEMALAGFQGCSIGHKYPSDAAELKAALDLRGLRVSEPWTSTYFTVAKMRQKTVAAFEETLAHIKALGGTELVVAEFGASSHLLPVDVFANRPVFTNAQWENLTSGLEELGKIANSAGMKLSYHHHMGTGVMTRADVDRLMDSTDPDLVHLLLDTAHIAFAGDDPLELARAHADRIGHVHLKDVRPEVVSRVREEGLSFQEAVELGVFTVPGDGGIDFRPILEVLADAGYQGWLMVEAEQDPNKAVPLAYAKKARAYLADVLGW
- a CDS encoding sugar phosphate isomerase/epimerase family protein; this translates as MNPPSGRDVFFSFFMFTADLRPEDARYGQTLIGHLKALTEMGYRGFDVHIATQPPGVDHKREIDAYIGLRKAFDRAGLSGVKFTTNVGTTRTFDPTSPYEEQRRQALSYLESRVEITRVLGGDSIMSGPFLYPYGVFPLTDDGEPLWSDALQDWMEPRYRAARAVFEELSEYAEAREVKLAIEPVKSWETPPPNMVAEVLDFLDTLDHPQGGVTVDTAQLVMESRGPSAFSADLARAVRQNRLHYVHISAPDRGAVRDSWIPWQVVRDEIDPVYRGPYLVEVFNAIPPFVSSMRMARRRFWRPGEDDPVPGVDSAYQVAAAALEELRERTASPA